A genome region from Hydrogenoanaerobacterium saccharovorans includes the following:
- a CDS encoding MATE family efflux transporter: MAAAVIDKKFYTAIYTIAMPIALQNIISFSVNLMDTVMLGKLGEIALSASSLANQMFFIFNVVCFGVASGAIVLASQYWGKRDSVAIQKITGLAVKIIIGFSVLFTIIVVAFPTQIMSIFSPDREVIEAGARYLRVVAFSYTTGGISATFLMILRSVETVKISVLIYSISFCVNVFFNYIFIFGKFGAPVMGVTGAAVGTVIARVTECIVLVFYLKFFEKKIQYKLRTLLSFDKDLMQDLIRYGMPVMINEFLWAVGVSVHSVILGHISASVVAANSICNVVYQLATSFIFGVGSATAVITGNIIGSGDIPYLQSCVKKFKKLYFFLGVASALLLILLKKPVLSIYNIEPQTLDFANQLMVAYAFAIFFMAYTCPLITGIFRGSGDTRFAALVDIGCLWCVIPIGAVAAFVFHLPPLIVFACLKMDYPLKTMFCLLRLRGTNWIRSVTR; the protein is encoded by the coding sequence ATGGCAGCTGCTGTTATTGATAAAAAATTTTATACTGCAATTTATACAATTGCAATGCCGATTGCCTTGCAGAATATCATTTCGTTCAGTGTAAATCTGATGGATACAGTTATGCTGGGTAAATTGGGAGAGATCGCGCTTTCTGCATCTTCGCTTGCAAACCAGATGTTTTTTATTTTTAATGTAGTATGTTTTGGTGTAGCAAGCGGTGCAATTGTTTTGGCAAGCCAATACTGGGGCAAGCGCGATTCCGTTGCAATACAAAAAATTACGGGACTTGCAGTTAAAATCATCATTGGTTTTTCAGTGCTGTTCACAATCATAGTGGTAGCGTTCCCTACACAGATTATGAGCATATTTTCGCCTGACCGCGAGGTAATTGAGGCAGGAGCACGTTACTTGCGCGTAGTAGCGTTTTCATACACGACGGGCGGCATAAGCGCAACATTTTTAATGATACTGCGCAGTGTGGAAACGGTAAAAATCTCGGTTCTGATTTATTCGATTTCGTTCTGTGTGAATGTATTCTTTAACTACATATTCATCTTCGGTAAGTTTGGTGCACCCGTAATGGGTGTTACCGGGGCAGCGGTGGGCACGGTAATTGCACGTGTAACCGAGTGCATTGTGCTTGTGTTTTATCTCAAATTTTTTGAGAAGAAAATTCAATATAAACTGCGTACTTTGCTATCATTCGATAAAGATTTGATGCAGGATCTTATCCGCTATGGTATGCCGGTTATGATTAACGAATTTTTATGGGCGGTAGGTGTTTCGGTACATTCGGTGATTCTTGGGCATATCAGTGCATCGGTTGTTGCCGCAAACAGTATCTGTAACGTAGTGTATCAACTTGCAACCTCGTTTATATTTGGTGTAGGCAGTGCAACAGCAGTGATTACCGGGAACATCATCGGCTCAGGCGATATTCCCTATCTGCAAAGCTGTGTAAAAAAGTTTAAAAAGCTTTACTTTTTTCTTGGGGTTGCGTCGGCACTTCTTCTCATTCTATTGAAAAAGCCTGTACTATCCATCTATAATATCGAGCCCCAAACGCTTGATTTTGCGAACCAGTTAATGGTAGCTTACGCGTTTGCCATTTTCTTTATGGCTTATACTTGTCCCCTCATTACCGGAATTTTTCGCGGCTCGGGAGATACAAGATTTGCGGCGCTTGTGGATATAGGCTGCCTGTGGTGTGTAATACCAATCGGTGCTGTTGCAGCATTTGTATTTCATCTGCCGCCGCTCATTGTATTTGCATGTTTAAAGATGGATTATCCGCTAAAAACAATGTTTTGTCTGCTGCGGCTGCGCGGCACCAACTGGATTCGCTCTGTTACCCGATAA
- a CDS encoding DUF6320 domain-containing protein produces MKYCENCKVTIQNDLFCCPLCDSELVRRGEHFEQDFPATPVIPETKKYTKLLIFLSVVVVTACVLIDILTSKTVHWSAIVAVGLVYLWLSIRFIKKSRRNIGLLALIQIFGISLLSFVIDSATGYYQWSTNYVIPFVFISAAGLMSAVILLRPKRFRDYILYQLGISVLGIVVSVISLFNKNTVAWTAIVGAVYSGLTILGIVIFTPRKTRHELKKRFHF; encoded by the coding sequence ATGAAGTATTGTGAAAACTGTAAGGTTACCATACAAAACGATTTGTTTTGCTGCCCCCTTTGCGACAGTGAGCTTGTTCGGCGCGGTGAGCACTTTGAGCAGGATTTTCCGGCAACGCCTGTGATCCCGGAAACCAAAAAGTATACCAAGCTGCTTATTTTTTTATCGGTGGTTGTGGTAACCGCCTGCGTACTGATTGATATTTTAACCTCGAAAACGGTGCACTGGTCGGCAATCGTAGCAGTTGGGCTCGTTTATTTGTGGCTCAGTATCCGCTTTATAAAAAAATCCCGCCGCAATATCGGTTTGCTGGCTTTAATTCAAATTTTCGGTATTTCGTTATTGTCCTTTGTAATAGATTCCGCTACAGGTTATTACCAATGGAGTACGAATTATGTTATTCCGTTTGTGTTTATTTCTGCCGCAGGGCTTATGAGTGCAGTGATTTTGCTGCGCCCCAAACGTTTTCGCGATTATATTTTATATCAACTTGGTATTTCGGTTCTCGGCATTGTTGTATCGGTAATTTCTTTGTTCAATAAAAACACAGTTGCATGGACGGCGATTGTAGGTGCGGTTTATTCTGGGCTTACCATCTTGGGTATCGTAATTTTTACTCCGAGAAAAACACGGCACGAGTTAAAAAAGCGCTTTCATTTTTAG
- the ybaK gene encoding Cys-tRNA(Pro) deacylase, which translates to MADFKTNVMRILDKEKIPYTPHSYDHSDGCIDGISVAKKMGQNPDAVFKTLVTKGTGRDFYVFVIPVAKELNLKKCAKSVGEKAVEMIHVSDINKITGYIRGGCSPIGMKKQYMTVFDSSALTQQNIIVSGGKIGYQVELAPQALAAYVGGRFDDLTD; encoded by the coding sequence ATGGCAGATTTCAAAACAAATGTAATGCGTATTTTAGATAAAGAAAAAATCCCATATACTCCCCACAGCTACGACCATAGCGATGGGTGTATCGATGGGATAAGTGTTGCAAAAAAAATGGGGCAAAACCCCGATGCCGTTTTTAAAACCCTGGTAACCAAGGGGACGGGCAGAGATTTTTATGTATTCGTCATTCCCGTTGCAAAAGAGCTAAACCTTAAAAAATGTGCCAAATCGGTTGGAGAAAAAGCAGTGGAAATGATTCACGTCAGTGATATCAACAAAATTACAGGCTATATTCGCGGGGGCTGTTCGCCCATTGGGATGAAAAAACAATATATGACAGTGTTCGATTCATCTGCGTTAACTCAGCAAAACATCATTGTAAGCGGGGGCAAAATCGGCTATCAGGTAGAACTCGCACCGCAGGCACTTGCCGCGTATGTTGGCGGCAGGTTTGATGATCTGACAGATTAA
- the nagA gene encoding N-acetylglucosamine-6-phosphate deacetylase: MSYTIKSDQIYFNHKLQPGVLAVDGASIKNVISDDASVSGELIDLTGYRVLPGLIDTHMHGGNGFDTMDCKEESIDGMCDYLASVGVTTFYPTTVTSSLERTKNAVKTVADCKDRGVKGAKIGGIFLEGPYINKKMKGAHPEEFIVDINLEHLKEVLEAARGNVRTIAIAPEKQGAIEAIEYLTKQGVTVAIGHSDATYEETQAAIKAGARACIHIYNAMRPLHHREPGILGAALTTDGFAAEMICDGIHVNPRSMEIVTRCKHPEDVILITDCMCAGGMPDGKYYLGELITIVNNGVARTEEGALAGSTLKLINGVKNAVQLVGVPFETAILYATENPARQLGILSKTGSLEKGKAADIIAIDDNYNVVFTMIDGKVIHDKR, from the coding sequence ATGTCCTATACGATTAAAAGCGACCAAATCTATTTTAACCATAAGCTGCAGCCGGGTGTACTTGCAGTAGATGGTGCTTCGATCAAAAATGTCATTTCAGATGATGCGTCGGTGAGTGGTGAGTTGATTGATCTAACCGGATATCGTGTACTCCCAGGGCTTATCGATACGCATATGCATGGCGGCAATGGCTTTGACACGATGGATTGTAAGGAAGAATCTATCGACGGAATGTGTGATTACCTCGCTTCGGTGGGTGTCACCACGTTTTATCCAACCACTGTTACTTCATCTCTTGAACGCACGAAAAATGCCGTAAAAACAGTTGCCGATTGTAAAGACCGCGGCGTAAAAGGTGCAAAGATAGGGGGCATTTTTCTCGAAGGTCCTTATATCAATAAAAAGATGAAAGGTGCACACCCCGAAGAATTCATTGTGGATATTAATCTTGAGCATCTCAAAGAGGTACTGGAGGCTGCGCGGGGCAATGTACGCACTATTGCAATCGCACCTGAAAAACAAGGGGCAATCGAGGCAATAGAATATCTTACCAAACAAGGGGTTACAGTAGCGATTGGTCATTCTGACGCTACATATGAAGAGACGCAGGCGGCAATCAAAGCTGGCGCGCGTGCCTGTATACACATTTACAACGCGATGCGTCCTTTGCACCACCGCGAACCTGGCATTTTGGGTGCCGCGCTTACAACCGATGGTTTTGCTGCCGAAATGATCTGCGACGGGATTCATGTAAATCCCCGCTCAATGGAAATTGTAACCCGTTGTAAGCACCCTGAAGATGTCATTCTTATTACAGACTGTATGTGTGCAGGCGGTATGCCGGACGGTAAATATTACCTTGGTGAATTGATTACCATTGTAAATAACGGTGTTGCACGCACCGAAGAAGGTGCACTTGCAGGCAGTACGCTCAAACTGATTAACGGCGTAAAAAATGCCGTACAACTGGTCGGCGTACCGTTTGAAACCGCTATCTTATACGCAACCGAAAACCCTGCCCGTCAGCTTGGGATTCTCTCTAAAACAGGCAGCCTAGAAAAGGGTAAAGCCGCAGATATTATTGCGATTGATGACAATTACAATGTTGTGTTTACTATGATAGACGGTAAAGTAATCCACGATAAACGCTGA
- a CDS encoding cobyric acid synthase gives MAKAIMVQGTTSNAGKSLLTAALCRIFKQDGYTVAPFKSQNMALNSFITSDGLEMGRAQVMQAEAAGIEPDVRMNPILLKPTNDVGSQVIVNGEVWGNMSAAQYYKQKCELIPHIMKAYSELAAEYDIIVLEGAGSPAEINLKENDIVNMGMAKLAKAPVLLCGDIDRGGVFAALAGTLMLLDDDERDMVKGTIINKFRGDKEILRPGLSMLEDITHVPVLGVVPYLHIDIDDEDSLSDRFKRSNAAGDIEIAVIRLPRISNATDFNALEYVPGVSLRYVNTVAQLGKPDLIILPGTKNTMEDLLWLRQSGLESEIKKHAAHGGAVFGICGGYQMLGKELHDPHNVEHGGSMAGIGLLPVTTVFELQKARTRACGTVNCVGGVLSELSDAPFEGYEIHMGRTAPCEGESCAFLNTVTEVGGRAVTLNDGAVNGNVYGSYMHGFFDREEVAKAVVTSLYKAKGLDYSKVTAVDLTGYKQKQYDLLADSVREAFDMKQIYKILEHGV, from the coding sequence ATGGCAAAGGCAATTATGGTACAAGGGACAACCTCCAATGCAGGAAAAAGCCTGCTTACCGCAGCGCTCTGCCGTATTTTTAAGCAGGATGGTTATACCGTTGCCCCGTTTAAATCGCAAAACATGGCACTCAATTCGTTTATCACATCAGATGGATTGGAGATGGGTAGGGCACAGGTAATGCAGGCAGAAGCGGCAGGTATCGAGCCTGACGTGCGAATGAACCCCATCTTGCTCAAACCTACCAACGACGTAGGTTCACAGGTGATTGTAAATGGCGAAGTATGGGGCAATATGAGTGCCGCACAATATTATAAGCAGAAATGTGAGCTTATCCCGCACATTATGAAGGCGTACAGCGAGCTTGCTGCAGAGTACGATATCATCGTGTTGGAGGGCGCCGGCAGCCCGGCTGAAATCAACCTAAAAGAAAATGACATTGTCAACATGGGCATGGCAAAGCTTGCAAAAGCCCCCGTATTGCTGTGCGGAGATATTGACCGCGGAGGCGTATTTGCAGCGTTGGCAGGTACCTTGATGCTACTGGACGACGACGAGCGCGACATGGTCAAAGGTACAATTATAAACAAATTTCGCGGCGATAAAGAGATTCTTCGTCCGGGGCTTAGCATGCTTGAAGACATCACCCATGTGCCTGTTTTGGGAGTAGTGCCTTATCTGCATATTGATATTGATGACGAAGACAGCCTTTCCGACCGGTTTAAACGCAGCAACGCCGCAGGTGATATCGAAATTGCCGTTATCCGTTTGCCGCGAATTTCCAATGCTACCGATTTTAACGCGTTGGAATATGTTCCCGGTGTATCTCTGCGGTATGTAAACACGGTTGCACAGTTGGGTAAGCCCGATTTAATCATACTGCCCGGTACAAAGAACACAATGGAGGATTTGCTCTGGCTGCGTCAAAGCGGATTGGAATCCGAAATCAAGAAGCATGCGGCGCATGGAGGTGCGGTGTTTGGCATCTGCGGCGGCTACCAGATGCTCGGTAAAGAACTGCACGACCCGCACAACGTGGAACATGGCGGAAGTATGGCAGGTATCGGTTTGCTGCCTGTCACCACGGTATTCGAACTGCAAAAGGCACGCACACGTGCTTGCGGTACAGTAAACTGCGTGGGCGGTGTACTAAGTGAGCTTTCCGATGCGCCGTTTGAAGGCTACGAAATCCACATGGGCAGAACCGCACCGTGTGAGGGAGAATCTTGTGCATTCTTGAATACAGTTACCGAAGTGGGCGGACGTGCTGTAACACTTAACGATGGTGCGGTCAACGGCAATGTCTACGGCAGTTATATGCATGGCTTTTTTGATAGGGAAGAGGTTGCAAAAGCGGTTGTAACGTCACTTTATAAAGCAAAGGGGCTTGATTACAGCAAGGTAACTGCGGTTGACCTTACCGGTTATAAGCAAAAACAATATGATTTGCTTGCCGACAGCGTACGAGAAGCTTTTGACATGAAACAGATTTACAAGATTTTAGAGCACGGCGTATAA
- a CDS encoding 4Fe-4S cluster-binding domain-containing protein, producing MSVCNICPRHCNIERRETQNGSGQLGVCGMGRLPVVARAGIHHWEEPCISGTRGSGTVFFSGCNLKCCFCQNYKISTQGFGKEITVTRLREIYYELIEKGVHNINLVSPTHYIEAVSQSLCEPLPVPVVYNSSGYESANALKQLDEKVQIYLPDFKYSDNDCAVRYSKADRYYETAADAIYEMYRQVGSYRINDEGLLQSGVVIRHMILPNNIENTLGVIDWVADHFKNGEVLFSLMCQYVPCGKAADYPEINRVLTPEEYKRVEDYLFYSGIEDGFLQEQEAASCEFIPNFDLSGV from the coding sequence ATGAGCGTTTGTAATATCTGCCCTCGTCATTGCAACATCGAGCGCCGCGAAACGCAAAACGGCAGCGGGCAGCTTGGTGTTTGCGGTATGGGGCGGTTGCCTGTGGTAGCGCGCGCGGGCATTCACCATTGGGAGGAACCTTGTATCAGTGGCACGCGCGGCAGCGGTACGGTATTTTTCAGCGGATGCAACTTGAAGTGTTGCTTTTGCCAGAATTATAAAATAAGCACACAGGGCTTTGGTAAAGAAATAACCGTAACACGTCTGCGCGAAATTTACTATGAGTTGATTGAAAAAGGTGTGCATAACATCAATTTGGTAAGCCCTACCCATTATATAGAGGCAGTTTCACAAAGCCTTTGTGAGCCGTTGCCTGTGCCGGTTGTTTACAACAGCAGTGGTTATGAGAGCGCAAATGCCCTCAAACAACTCGACGAAAAGGTGCAGATTTATCTGCCTGATTTTAAATATTCAGATAACGACTGTGCTGTTCGATACTCGAAAGCCGACCGTTATTACGAAACGGCTGCTGACGCAATATACGAAATGTACCGCCAGGTTGGCAGTTACCGCATAAACGATGAAGGTTTACTGCAAAGCGGTGTGGTCATTCGTCATATGATTTTACCGAACAATATTGAAAACACACTGGGTGTGATTGACTGGGTTGCAGACCATTTTAAAAATGGTGAAGTGCTGTTCAGCCTCATGTGCCAATATGTACCATGCGGCAAAGCGGCAGACTACCCTGAAATCAACCGCGTACTTACACCGGAAGAATACAAACGCGTAGAAGACTATTTGTTTTACAGCGGGATAGAAGACGGATTTTTGCAAGAACAAGAGGCTGCAAGCTGCGAGTTTATCCCCAATTTTGATTTGAGCGGCGTATAA
- a CDS encoding DNA adenine methylase has protein sequence MNYIGSKLSLIDFLKDTIQDTLISNGDKRLPRQLYFADLFAGTGTVSAAAKELGCNVTANDLMYYSYVLCRHLVAGGNNLTEKRAAELCSLLSSAECTEGFIYKNYSLGGTQDSSTPRCYFSDYNAAKCDGMRVALERLRQQKEITEDEYFFLLASLLTSIDKYANTASVYGSFLKKIKKTALRKVVLTPMPIVKGNGNYLVHNCDANELITKLSGDVLYLDPPYNARQYSSNYHMLETIARGDSPIIRGKTGVRTDQKKSRFCSSRHVLMEFERLIANADFRYIFLSYNNEGLMPLDQIKAIMSLYGSYSVRTKSYRRFKADSDENRRHKNKLTTEYLHILVKNP, from the coding sequence ATGAACTATATTGGCTCCAAGCTTTCTTTAATAGATTTTTTAAAAGATACCATTCAAGATACTTTAATATCAAACGGCGACAAGCGCTTGCCTAGGCAGCTTTATTTTGCAGATTTGTTTGCGGGTACAGGCACAGTGAGTGCAGCCGCCAAAGAACTGGGATGTAATGTTACTGCAAACGATTTAATGTATTACAGCTATGTACTGTGCCGCCATCTTGTGGCGGGGGGCAACAACTTAACAGAAAAACGTGCTGCCGAACTTTGCAGTCTGCTCAGTTCTGCCGAATGCACCGAGGGCTTTATCTATAAAAACTACTCTCTTGGCGGTACTCAGGACAGCAGTACGCCTCGCTGCTATTTTTCTGATTACAATGCAGCAAAGTGTGACGGCATGCGCGTTGCACTCGAACGATTGAGACAGCAAAAAGAGATAACCGAAGACGAATATTTCTTTTTGCTTGCAAGTTTACTTACATCCATTGATAAATATGCAAATACCGCATCCGTTTACGGTTCATTTTTAAAAAAGATAAAGAAGACCGCTCTGCGTAAAGTTGTGCTTACCCCCATGCCTATTGTAAAGGGTAATGGTAATTATCTGGTGCACAATTGCGATGCAAACGAGCTTATAACAAAGCTGTCTGGCGATGTCTTATATCTCGATCCCCCTTACAACGCGCGCCAATACAGTTCAAATTACCACATGCTCGAAACCATCGCACGGGGCGATAGTCCCATTATCCGCGGTAAAACAGGAGTTCGAACCGACCAGAAAAAAAGCCGTTTTTGCTCATCACGCCATGTATTGATGGAATTTGAACGGTTAATTGCGAATGCTGATTTTCGTTACATATTTTTAAGTTACAACAACGAAGGGCTCATGCCGCTTGATCAAATTAAAGCAATCATGAGCCTCTACGGCAGTTACAGTGTTCGTACAAAGAGTTATCGGCGCTTTAAAGCGGATAGTGATGAAAACCGCAGGCACAAAAATAAGCTGACCACGGAGTATTTACATATACTTGTGAAAAACCCTTAA
- a CDS encoding N-acyl-D-amino-acid deacylase family protein, with translation MFDILIQNGTVVDGSGSPAYCADVAVKDGKIAQIAPHIVVDAQKIIDAAGRLITPGFIDIHRHADVNLFTSEFGEPELRQGLTTIINGNCGLSVVPCPPEHRDEIFTFLQPVIGEVDSSLKFTNFEEYIALVQKQPLPLNVGMLIGNGTVRASVKGYETGRLTPTELAQAHHYLHSSLAAGALGVTLGIVYAPENCYDIDGFVEVLQPMRDFQVPLVTHIRGEGDTFHQSLHEVIEIARRLGVPLHISHLKCIGSRNWGHGVTKALEILDNARQSGMDITCDAYPYTAGSTQLIQILPPQFLEGGSAGIVKALSNPEKRRELTEILKKPSDYFENLVNMVGWGNIVMSTLTQPENQKYIGKSVEQIAAEQGKDPYDCAYDMLISEQCKISMVDYITSEDDIKTILGYPYTSVISDSVYPTGGVPHPRLYAAFPKVLIEYVRESPVLTIEQAIHKMTALPASVYHLKGKGILREGCDADINVFALKNLSTDATYQEPRRFAKGFDFILVGGKIAVDHDVLTHIPAGKTLFRI, from the coding sequence ATGTTCGATATTTTAATACAGAACGGAACTGTGGTGGACGGCAGCGGCAGCCCCGCCTATTGTGCGGATGTTGCTGTAAAGGATGGTAAGATTGCGCAAATTGCACCGCATATTGTTGTGGATGCCCAAAAAATAATTGATGCCGCTGGCAGGCTGATTACGCCTGGTTTTATTGATATACACCGCCACGCCGATGTGAACCTCTTTACCTCGGAGTTTGGCGAACCTGAACTTCGTCAGGGGCTTACCACCATTATCAACGGCAACTGCGGGCTTTCTGTGGTGCCGTGCCCACCCGAACACCGCGATGAGATTTTTACTTTTTTGCAGCCGGTCATCGGCGAGGTTGACTCTTCGTTAAAATTTACAAATTTTGAAGAATATATTGCTTTGGTGCAAAAACAGCCGCTGCCGCTGAACGTAGGTATGCTCATTGGCAACGGAACGGTACGAGCCTCGGTAAAGGGTTACGAAACGGGCAGGCTCACCCCAACCGAGCTTGCACAGGCACACCACTATTTGCACAGTTCGCTTGCAGCGGGTGCACTGGGTGTTACCCTTGGCATCGTATATGCACCCGAAAACTGCTATGATATCGACGGTTTTGTTGAGGTTTTACAGCCAATGCGCGATTTTCAAGTTCCGCTTGTCACCCACATCCGCGGCGAGGGCGATACGTTTCATCAATCTTTGCATGAGGTTATTGAAATTGCCCGCAGGCTCGGTGTTCCGCTACACATCAGCCACCTTAAATGCATTGGCAGCCGCAATTGGGGGCATGGGGTAACCAAAGCGCTTGAAATACTAGATAATGCCCGCCAAAGCGGTATGGATATTACCTGCGATGCCTATCCCTACACTGCGGGCTCCACACAGCTTATTCAAATTCTTCCTCCGCAGTTTCTCGAGGGCGGCTCAGCGGGGATTGTAAAAGCACTCAGTAACCCCGAAAAGCGGCGTGAACTTACTGAGATACTCAAAAAACCATCCGATTACTTTGAAAATCTGGTTAATATGGTTGGCTGGGGTAATATTGTTATGAGCACGCTTACACAGCCGGAAAATCAAAAGTATATTGGCAAATCGGTAGAGCAGATTGCGGCAGAGCAGGGGAAAGACCCTTATGACTGCGCTTACGATATGCTGATATCAGAGCAATGTAAAATTTCTATGGTGGATTATATCACGTCAGAAGATGATATTAAAACCATACTGGGCTATCCATATACTTCGGTTATATCGGATTCTGTGTATCCCACAGGCGGTGTACCTCATCCAAGACTGTATGCAGCGTTCCCCAAAGTGCTGATTGAATATGTGCGTGAGTCGCCTGTGCTTACCATCGAACAGGCAATTCATAAAATGACGGCACTGCCCGCAAGCGTCTACCATCTCAAAGGCAAAGGGATTCTGCGCGAGGGCTGCGATGCCGACATCAACGTATTTGCTCTCAAAAATCTATCCACCGATGCAACCTACCAAGAACCGCGCAGGTTTGCAAAAGGTTTTGACTTTATTTTGGTGGGCGGTAAAATCGCTGTAGATCACGATGTGCTAACCCACATTCCCGCAGGCAAAACACTTTTCAGAATATAA
- a CDS encoding alkaline phosphatase family protein, with the protein MPMMMLILDGLTDDPVDFLGGKTPFQAADCKHLLHMKQYGAYGKFLTVPQGFEVDSLTCIATLLGVPSQTLPTGRAYLEAVSAGIALTEEDAVCRCNLVSVDAHGILQSSCAADLSDMQKNQLYKRVTHENFKFYPIGGYKNLLVLKNSAGRINKICTYPPHQHLGEPISKLLPQGNALAQRLSEFALQNCWKDENSAHTHMLLPWDVTVKQNLPSFAELHNLSGAAVCATEIVRGIALAMGLTVVTPQGATADADTDLTAKVRTALTLVHKYDFIMVHVNGTDELSHRCDAAGKAAFLQRIDAELVAPLIEQAPQDTTFLVCSDHSTISATGRHRADPQPFILYNNSKQQHGNLGTRNALQAISLLKGLI; encoded by the coding sequence ATGCCCATGATGATGCTGATTTTAGACGGGCTTACCGACGACCCTGTAGACTTTTTAGGCGGTAAAACCCCATTCCAAGCGGCTGATTGTAAGCATTTACTGCATATGAAGCAATATGGTGCATACGGCAAGTTTTTAACCGTACCGCAGGGTTTTGAGGTGGACAGCCTCACTTGTATTGCAACCTTGCTGGGCGTGCCTTCGCAAACACTCCCCACAGGTAGGGCATACCTCGAGGCAGTTTCTGCGGGGATTGCATTGACAGAAGAGGATGCTGTGTGCCGTTGCAACTTAGTTTCGGTTGATGCGCACGGCATACTGCAAAGCTCTTGTGCAGCCGACCTTTCGGATATGCAAAAGAACCAACTTTATAAAAGAGTAACTCACGAAAACTTCAAGTTTTACCCTATAGGCGGGTACAAAAATTTGCTCGTGCTTAAAAACAGCGCGGGCCGAATAAACAAAATTTGTACCTATCCTCCTCATCAGCACCTCGGCGAGCCAATTAGCAAGCTGCTGCCCCAGGGCAATGCACTTGCCCAACGTTTAAGCGAATTTGCCTTGCAAAACTGCTGGAAAGATGAAAATAGCGCCCATACGCATATGTTGCTGCCGTGGGATGTGACTGTGAAACAAAATTTGCCGAGTTTTGCCGAGCTGCATAATTTATCGGGGGCAGCCGTATGTGCTACTGAAATTGTACGTGGCATTGCCCTTGCAATGGGGCTTACAGTGGTTACACCGCAAGGTGCTACAGCCGATGCAGATACCGACCTAACTGCCAAAGTGCGCACAGCGCTTACACTCGTGCATAAATATGACTTTATAATGGTGCATGTCAACGGTACCGACGAACTTTCTCATCGGTGCGACGCAGCAGGCAAAGCGGCATTTCTTCAGCGCATTGATGCAGAACTTGTTGCACCGCTTATTGAGCAGGCACCGCAAGACACAACATTTTTGGTATGCTCAGACCACTCTACTATTTCTGCTACAGGCAGGCACCGTGCCGACCCGCAGCCGTTTATTCTATATAATAATTCCAAACAACAGCACGGAAATCTTGGCACACGCAACGCTTTACAGGCGATTTCACTCCTGAAAGGATTGATTTAG
- a CDS encoding precorrin-8X methylmutase, with the protein MKVQLQKVLPAEIERRSFEIIGEELGNIRLDPVNEPVIKRVIHTTADFDYARTLCFSEKAVEKGIAAIKAGACIVTDTQMARSGINKSTLAAFGGEAFCFMSDEDIAQTAKQNGTTRATASMDKAVTLKKPVIFAIGNAPTALVRLYELIQDGIITPELIIGVPVGFVNVVESKELIMQTKIPYIVAKGRKGGSNVAAAICNALLYKAKE; encoded by the coding sequence ATGAAAGTACAATTGCAAAAGGTGCTGCCTGCTGAAATAGAGCGCAGAAGTTTTGAGATAATCGGTGAGGAGCTTGGCAACATTCGCCTAGACCCCGTAAACGAGCCTGTTATCAAACGCGTAATCCATACTACAGCCGATTTTGACTATGCGCGTACACTTTGCTTTTCTGAAAAAGCGGTTGAAAAGGGCATTGCCGCAATCAAGGCGGGTGCTTGCATTGTAACCGATACCCAAATGGCGCGTTCGGGCATCAACAAAAGTACACTGGCAGCTTTCGGCGGTGAAGCTTTTTGTTTTATGTCGGACGAAGATATCGCACAAACTGCAAAACAAAACGGAACCACCCGTGCCACCGCGAGTATGGATAAAGCAGTAACGTTAAAAAAGCCGGTTATCTTTGCCATCGGTAATGCACCAACCGCACTGGTTCGTTTGTATGAGTTGATACAAGACGGAATCATCACGCCGGAACTGATTATTGGTGTACCGGTAGGATTTGTAAACGTAGTGGAATCGAAAGAACTGATTATGCAGACGAAGATACCTTATATTGTTGCAAAAGGGCGCAAGGGAGGCAGCAACGTGGCAGCGGCTATCTGCAACGCTCTGCTTTATAAGGCAAAAGAGTAA